One stretch of Periplaneta americana isolate PAMFEO1 chromosome 1, P.americana_PAMFEO1_priV1, whole genome shotgun sequence DNA includes these proteins:
- the LOC138703815 gene encoding uncharacterized protein: MASFQLATLVLAVFLLYRKFSVVNAGCTIPMANLNDTSPLILLHSPRKGDSPFYMPKNPASGSLSFRSGQSVRFACPDADNNLLLIPKSTFRVYDVIAQCRKGSEFSINSLPYDFYSLRCIRPPQPKIKEEGSCDIGQGKKYNIGFNLKRKFFGLIEICYDTRNQSALNARYILSKTVPSLEENKILARVDHTTTPTDVYSCKSQAKYVAGILGSQNQVKQFIKCDYGRLQYLAKHHLVPASDFLFEYQKKATSYYINTVPQWESISSGNWRILEDRIRVFANKQKSDLTIVSGTLDVTSLPDVKGVERKLYLNRDKKGNVIVPVPALFWKLVLNHNKNSGIVFIGVNNPYHRDLFRLGFIICTNICGNTVSWFSGWNRMDLSQGFIYCCAVNDFKLKAGIYPFPYSAKYLLS; encoded by the exons ATGGCGTCCTTTCAACTAGCCACTCTGGTCCTCGCAGTCTTTCTACTGTATCGGAAATTTTCCGTGGTGAATGCAG GATGCACCATTCCTATGGCAAACCTCAACGATACTTCGCCGTTAATTCTTCTACATTCGCCACGCAAAGGAGATTCACCATTCTATATGCCAAAGAACCCGGCCTCAGGATCTCTCTCCTTCAGAAGTGGACAGTCCGTGAGATTCGCCTGTCCTGACGCAGACAACAACCTGCTGCTTATTCCCAAGTCAACGTTTCGCGTGTACGACGTCATAGCGCAGTGCAGAAAAG gATCCGAATTTAGCATCAATAGTTTGCCTTACGATTTCTACAGCCTCAGATGTATAAGACCTCCACAAccaaaaataaaggaagaaggaAGCTGCGACATTGGACaaggaaagaaatacaatatcGGCTTCAACTTGAAACGAAAATTCTTCGGACTGATAGAAATCTGTTACGACACTCGTAACCAAAGTGCTTTGAATGCGAGATATATTTTGAGCAAAACTGTTCCCAGTcttgaggaaaacaaaatactaGCACGAGTAGACCACACTACAACACCTACCGATGTATATTCCTGCAAAAGTCAGGCTAAATATGTAGCTGGCATTTTAGGTTCACAAAATCAAGTAAAGCAATTCATAAAATGTGATTATGGGAGATTGCAATATCTTGCGAAACACCATCTTGTGCCAGCCTCTGATTTCTTGTTCGAGTACCAAAAGAAGGCGACTTCGTACTACATCAACACAGTACCACAATGGGAGTCGATCAGTAGCGGAAACTGGAGAATACTTGAAGACAGAATACGGGTATTTGCCAACAAGCAGAAGTCTGATCTGACAATCGTATCTGGAACCTTAGACGTGACCTCACTGCCAGATGTGAAAGGAGTGGAGAGGAAGCTGTACTTGAACAGAGATAAGAAGGGTAACGTCATAGTTCCGGTACCAGCCTTGTTTTGGAAGCTAGTGCTCAACCACAATAAAAACTCTGGCATAGTGTTCATTGGAGTGAACAATCCGTACCATAGAGACCTCTTTCGGCTCGGGTTCATAATCTGCACTAACATCTGCGGCAACACAGTGTCTTGGTTCTCTGGCTGGAACAGGATGGATCTCAGCCAAGGCTTCATCTACTGCTGTGCTGTTAACGATTTCAAACTCAAGGCCGGCATCTACCCTTTCCCCTACAGTGCTAAATATCTACTCAGTTAA
- the LOC138703809 gene encoding uncharacterized protein — MAIATNVITFYVTLLILRHFSADQISTTFAFSETEATTERPRGCSININGHLKKSSRLILHPYSGSTDGYRFFLPSAGQKDLSFQNGQGVVFACPQGLYEHARCHGGEIFQFTTPVREVNITDVICRRQLRASVRNLGRCYNNEHHHLGIGILLRQDQSTHEFIKLIDVCFNQQLKTSIYAKFTLMQGVENSQKNVKRSTFNCTQYFGYQTQQFDEFYDRGNQYTKLLDLLGSVNQTERFFNRSIRSDLYLTRSYLVGFRDFIYYSQQQATSFCVNSVPIWQVIRKGNWRNLEIRIRQYANMKGKDLTVYSGTHGVLNLPDVNDTSVPIYLGIDENGKGVLPVPKLLWKLVYDRLMRKGIVFVGINNHDRGLNRTQYEVCSDVCNSTESWFNGWNRFKIELGYVYCCTVTEFLHVTNAIPEFRDTVIDILS, encoded by the exons ATGGCAATTGCAACAAATGTAATCACATTCTATGTAACACTGCTTATATTGCGTCACTTTTCAGCTGACC AGATATCTACAACATTTGCATTCTCTGAGACCGAAGCCACGACTGAAAGACCAAGAG GCTGCAGCATTAACATCAACGGGCACCTGAAGAAGAGCAGCAGGTTGATTCTACATCCATACAGCGGCTCTACGGACGGTTATAGATTTTTCTTGCCTTCAGCAGGACAGAAGGATTTGTCTTTCCAAAATGGTCAAGGAGTCGTATTCGCTTGCCCGCAAGGACTGTATGAACATGCACGTTGCCATGGAG GTGAAATATTCCAGTTTACAACTCCGGTGAGAGAAGTCAATATAACCGATGTAATCTGCAGAAGACAACTGAGAGCTTCAGTTAGGAATTTGGGGAGATGCTACAACAACGAACATCACCATCTTGGCATTGGAATCCTTCTCAGACAAGATCAATCCACACACGAGTTCATCAAACTTATAGATGTGTGCTTCAATCAGCAACTTAAGACAAGTATATATGCTAAATTCACTCTGATGCAAGGAGTGGAGAACAGCCAAAAGAATGTCAAGAGATCAACTTTCAACTGCACGCAGTATTTCGGATATCAAACCCAACAATTTGACGAGTTTTATGATCGAGGAAATCAATACACCAAACTACTCGATCTATTGGGCTCGGTTAATCAGACAGAGCGATTCTTTAACAGAAGCATTCGGAGTGATCTTTATCTCACCAGAAGCTATCTTGTTGGATTTagagattttatttattattctcaaCAACAGGCTACGTCATTCTGTGTTAACAGCGTGCCTATTTGGCAAGTGATTAGGAAAGGCAATTGGAGGAATCTTGAGATCAGAATTCGCCAGTATGCCAATATGAAGGGCAAAGACCTGACGGTATATTCAGGTACACACGGTGTGCTCAACTTGCCTGACGTCAACGATACATCAGTTCCCATTTATTTGGGAATTGATGAAAATGGAAAAGGCGTTTTACCAGTACCAAAACTGTTGTGGAAACTTGTATATGACCGTCTTATGAGAAAGGGTATAGTATTTGTTGGAATAAACAACCATGATAGAGGTCTAAATCGGACACAATATGAAGTCTGTAGTGATGTATGCAACAGTACAGAATCTTGGTTCAATGGTTGGAACAGATTTAAAATTGAACTAGGTTATGTATATTGTTGTACTGTAACGGAGTTTCTACACGTTACCAATGCTATTCCGGAATTCAGAGATACTGTAATAGATATTCTTTCGTGA